From Vanacampus margaritifer isolate UIUO_Vmar chromosome 8, RoL_Vmar_1.0, whole genome shotgun sequence, a single genomic window includes:
- the arap3 gene encoding arf-GAP with Rho-GAP domain, ANK repeat and PH domain-containing protein 3 isoform X6 translates to MALAMVVMGTLEANTAVETLLAAIHLERYHASFQRAGLLLAADVLHLDQDALVSLGITATGHRKRILRLLSHVQRRLAQTANQRAAAERRHSVTDLPSSSSPPTSCGLEVLRNSSAPDLAVMLKPVPKPRTVFNRRRTAPVHFHPPAPDMVPSLHRRLSQECVCFPLLDGISSTQMPGRGDEAVPVNSSDVSLPPIPPRVARHVPLPSSAVQAHFDQPSPWSSGCHDDGRMSGSLQWSGRMEMISNDIYWGTAASAPPTPPRQAADRNQRNSGGASSNNSSGSARDDPLDLDEVISPYCESLFQRGGVSTLTTEIDARRDGDTKRREGESAEDHGSLRPPDGDEDQTISPYASYTSLNDRATPIISGWLDKLSPQGNYVFQKRFVKFDGKNLMYFGNEKDAYPKGVVPLAAIQMARPSKDNKFEIVTSQRIFVFKADNEALRRRWVSTLQDHVGDQQVFGRRWLGPGPHCQKHGFLELKGTKSKVYVAINTEQIWLHKSQQCFRTGIGITVIEARGATIRDGKHKSFELITPYRTFSFTADSDPEKRDWMEALQEAIAETLSDYEVAEKIWSNRSNRTCADCRAVNPDWASINLCVVICKNCAGQHRGLGTMVSKVQSLKLDTSVWSNQIVQLFIMLGNDRANEFWAARLSQSDELDCDASPSQRREFIGQKYREGRFRLDHPAFSSQEQLLKVLCSAVSEHTLLKTVTHIFAEAKSNHLTATAHGQQQASRELLDRYPASDAGVYDEIMKTVLHSGFLFRANCASRGTLSRRSREDFQKFWCSVDQSLLFYQSERSAETCMEISLKDVLCLGVSRPETSNNNGFVDRFRYTFELYLSTDKIYQFGVESAEVLHTWTSAIGKAATPLSCHCLLTRRFERVGRLRYRAMLDPQQWKEAYFVLQKSNLFICPQNDGAAEDIVNLKRLQELSVASESQNQEKKEILVLVEKGRTFHLQGVGRTDFRLWYSDIQRAGGGKGNALREQQLSRNDIPIIVDSCIAFITQYGLGHEGIYRKNGAKSRIKLLMEHFRTDARNVKLRIGDHFIEDVTDVLKRFFREIDDPVFMADLHPLWQEAARIQVKGSRLDRYKEIIRTLPRVNRLTLAALVSHLYRVQKCADLNQMCTKNLSLLFAPSLFQTDGKGQHEVKIVEDLIDNYLDVFDIDEEHQNQMELEISLITSWKDTQLSQAGDLIIEVYLEVKTPDSCVTLKVSPSMGAEELTNQVLYMRNVPPGNKDVWMTFEVIEDGQLERPLHPKEKVLEQALQWCKMADPSSAYLVVKRVPKRDGIDILTSYKSDRMKVGVLRCREEPPKLLQGNKFQERSFQIKNNKLLLLKDKKSFKAEKEWSLKTMKVYVGVRRKLKAPTRWGFTVMSHKHQLFLCCSSEADLWDWVSSFLKAQNDEPGPPVLRRHSSSDIAKQKFGTMPLVPIRGDDSNHGMLSANQTLRKLHDRRTLSMYFPMKAHQDSAEERAGSPEPLYEEVGDFGLQVLKSLQSSFLAGGGEDDDTREPRVAPEVRPLPASLGVPDAQLPSRPQAGCTPSQELLLQEMTSAFVREAQQEEEEEEEEEQRDEEAFG, encoded by the exons ATGGCGCTAGCAATGGTCGTCATGGGGACGCTGGAAGCTAACACGGCGGTGGAAACGCTTCTGGCCGCCATCCACCTGGAGAG GTACCACGCTTCCTTCCAGAGGGCTGGCCTCCTATTGGCCGCCGACGTGCTCCACTTGGATCAAGACGCACTGGTCAGCCTGGGAATCACGGCCACCGGACATCGCAAACGGATCCTGAGACTTCTGTCGCACGTCCAGAGGCGGCTAGCTCAGACGGCCAATCAGAGAGCGGCGGCTGAACGTCGCCATTCGGTAACGGACCTGCCGTCATCTTCGTCGCCGCCAACTTCCTGCGGCTTGGAAGTGTTGAGGAACAGTTCGGCTCCAGACCTGGCCGTCATGCTGAAGCCGGTTCCCAAACCCAGAACCGTTTTCAACCGGCGCCGCACCGCGCCGGTTCACTTCCACCCCCCCGCGCCTGACATGGTTCCGTCACTGCACAGGAGGCTTTCCCAGGAGTGCGTTTGCTTCCCGCTTTTAGACGGCATCAGCTCGACGCAGATGCCCGGCCGGGGGGACGAGGCGGTGCCCGTCAACAGCTCGGACGTTTCCTTGCCGCCCATCCCCCCGAGGGTCGCCCGTCATGTTCCGTTGCCTTCTTCTGCCGTACAAGCGCACTTTGACCAACCGTCACCTTGGTCTTCTGGTTGCCACGACGATGGCAGGATGTCCGGGTCCCTGCAGTGGTCCGGCAGGATGGAGATGATCTCCAATGACATCTATTGGGGCACTGCGGCGTCCGCCCCTCCAACGCCTCCTCGACAAGCAGCCGACAGGAACCAGAGAAACAG TGGCGGCGCTTCGAGCAACAACTCGTCAGGATCAGCTAGAG ATGACCCCCTCGACCTTGACGAGGTCATCAGTCCCTACTGTGAAAGCCTTTTCCAAAGAGGCGGAGTCAGCACGCTCACCACAGAG ATTGACGCCAGACGAGACGGGGACACGAAGAGGCGGGAAGGGGAATCCGCTGAGGATCATGG CTCCCTGCGGCCTCCGGATGGCGACGAGGACCAGACCATCTCGCCGTACGCCAGCTACACCTCCCTTAACGACAGGGCCACGCCCATCATCAGCGGATGGCTGGACAAACTCTCGCCACAGGG GAACTACGTTTTCCAGAAGCGCTTTGTCAAGTTTGACGGAAAAAATCTCATGTATTTTGGAAACGAAAAG GACGCGTACCCTAAAGGAGTTGTCCCATTGGCTGCCATCCAGATGGCCCGCCCCTCCAAAGACAACAAATTTGAAATAGTGACCAGTCAGCGGATCTTTGTTTTTAAGGCTGATAAtgaag CGCTGAGGCGGCGTTGGGTGTCCACGCTGCAGGACCACGTGGGAGACCAGCAGGTGTTTGGGCGGCGCTGGTTAGGTCCCGGGCCTCACTGTCAGAAACACGGCTTCCTGGAGCTGAAAGGAACCAAGTCCAAAGTTTACGTGGCCATCAACACGGAGCAGATTTGGCTCCACAAAAGCCAGCAG TGTTTTCGAACCGGGATCGGCATCACGGTGATCGAGGCCCGCGGTGCCACCATCCGAGATGGCAAACACAAGAGTTTTGAGCTCATCACTCCCTACAGAACCTTCAG CTTCACGGCCGACTCTGACCCGGAGAAGCGGGACTGGATGGAGGCGCTGCAGGAGGCCATCGCCGAGACCCTGTCGGATTACGAGGTGGCCGAGAAGATCTGGTCCAACCGCTCCAACCGCACATGTGCCGACTGCCGGGCCGTCAACCCCGACTGGGCTTCCATCAACTTGTGTGTGGTCATCTGCAAGAACTGCGCCG GTCAGCACAGAGGTCTGGGCACTATGGTTTCCAAAGTCCAGAGTCTAAAACTGGACACCAGCGTGTGGAGCAATCAGATCGTGCAG CTCTTCATCATGCTGGGCAACGACCGTGCTAACGAGTTCTGGGCGGCCCGCTTGTCCCAGTCGGACGAGCTGGATTGTGACGCGTCGCCGAGTCAGCGGCGGGAGTTCATCGGTCAGAAATACCGAGAAGGCCGCTTCCGACTGGACCATCCCGCTTTCAGCAGCCAGGAGCAACTACTCAAG GTCTTGTGCTCTGCCGTCTCTGAACACACACTCCTCAAAACTGTCACTCATATCTTCGCTGAGGCCAAATCCAATCACCTGACCGCCACCGCTCACGGGCAACAACAAGCAAGCAGAGAGCTTCTGGACCGCTACCCAGCCTCGG ATGCCGGCGTCTACGATGAGATCATGAAGACGGTCCTTCATTCGGGCTTCCTCTTCAGGGCTAATTGCGCCAGCAGGGGGACACTGTCCCGCCGATCTCGAGAAG ACTTCCAGAAGTTCTGGTGCTCAGTGGATCAGTCGCTTCTCTTCTACCAGTCGGAGCGATCGGCAGAGACGTGCATGGAGATAAGCCTGAAGGACGTGCTGTGTTTGGGAGTCAGCCGACCCGAAACGTCCAACAACAACGGCTTTGTGGACAG GTTCCGCTACACCTTTGAGTTGTACTTGAGCACGGACAAAATCTATCAGTTCGGTGTGGAATCAGCTGAGGTTTTGCACACCTGGACCAGTGCCATCGGGAAG GCCGCGACGCCGCTCAGCTGTCACTGCCTGCTGACCCGGAGGTTTGAGCGCGTTGGCCGCCTGCGGTACAGAGCCATGTTGGACCCCCAGCAGTGGAAGGAGGCCTACTTTGTCCTGCAGAAGTCCAACCTCTTCATCTGTCCGCAAAACGACGGCGCCGCAGAAGACATCGTCAACCTGAAGCGTCTGCAGGAGCTGA GTGTCGCTTCGGAAAGCCAGAACCAGGAGAAGAAAGAAATTCTGGTTTTGGTGGAGAAGGGGAG GACGTTCCACCTGCAGGGCGTGGGCCGCACCGACTTCCGCTTGTGGTACTCGGACATCCAGCGGGCCGGCGGCGGGAAGGGAAACGCCCTGCGGGAGCAGCAGCTGAGCCGGAACGACATCCCCATAATTGTGGACAGCTGCATCGCCTTCATCACGCAGTACG GTCTGGGCCACGAGGGGATCTATCGCAAGAACGGAGCCAAGTCTCGAATCAAACTGCTCATGGAGCACTTCCGGACGGACGCTCGCAACGTCAAACTGCGCATCGGAGACCACTTCATCGAGGATGTGACGGACGTCCTCAAGCGCTTCTTCAGGGAGATCGATGACCCCGTCTTCATGGCCGACCTGCACCCGCTGTGGCAGGAGGCCGCTA GAATCCAAGTGAAAGGTTCCAGGTTAGACCGCTACAAGGAGATCATTCGAACGCTTCCACGAGTCAACAGGTTGACTCTGGCTGCGCTGGTCAGCCACCTCTATCG AGTCCAGAAATGTGCCGACCTCAACCAGATGTGCACCAAGAACCTTTCGCTGCTCTTCGCACCCAGCCTCTTCCAAACGGACGGCAAAGGACAACATGAAGTGAAGATCGTGGAAGATCTCATCGACAACTACTTGGATGTTTTTGAT ATCGACGAGGAGCATCAGAATCAAATGGAGTTGGAGATTAGTCTCATCACGTCTTGGAAGGACACTCAA TTGTCTCAGGCGGGAGATCTGATCATCGAGGTCTACCTGGAGGTGAAGACGCCGGACAGCTGCGTCACCCTTAAA GTGTCGCCCAGTATGGGTGCTGAGGAGCTGACCAATCAGGTTCTCTATATGAGGAACGTCCCTCCTGGTAACAAAGATGTGTGGATGACATTTGAAGTCATCGAGGACGGACAGCTAG AGCGGCCATTGCATCCCAAAGAGAAAGTTCTGGAGCAGGCGCTGCAATGGTGCAAGATGGCCGACCCCAGCTCCGCCTACCTTGTGGTGAAGAGGGTCCCTAAACGTGACGGCATCGACATCCTTACTT CCTACAAGAGTGACCGGATGAAGGTCGGCGTCCTGAGGTGTCGCGAGGAGCCCCCCAAACTGCTTCAGGGAAACAAGTTCCAAGAGAGAAGCTTCCAGATCAAGAACAACAAACTACTGTTGCTCAAAGACAAGAAG AGTTTCAAAGCGGAGAAGGAGTGGTCGCTGAAGACCATGAAGGTCTACGTGGGGGTCCGCAGAAAACTCAAAGCGCCAACAAG GTGGGGCTTCACCGTGATGTCACACAAACATCAGCT GTTCCTGTGTTGCTCCAGCGAGGCCGACTTGTGGGACTGGGTGAGCAGTTTCCTCAAAGCTCAG AACGACGAGCCTGgtccgcccgtcctccgccgtCACTCGTCGTCCGATATCGCCAAGCAGAAGTTTGGCACGATGCCGCTGGTGCCCATCCGAGGAGACGACAGCAACCACGGCATGCTATCGGCCAATCAGACTCTA AGGAAGCTTCACGACCGCAGGACGCTCTCCATGTACTTT CCTATGAAGGCCCATCAGGACAGCGCGGAGGAGCGTGCCGGGTCGCCCGAGCCGCTCTACGAGGAGGTGGGCGACTTTGGCCTGCAGGTGCTGAAATCCCTGCAGAGCAGCTTCCTGGCCGGCGGCGGCGAAGACGATGACACGCGGGAGCCCCGAGTGGCGCCGGAGGTCCGGCCGCTTCCAGCCTCTCTCGGCGTCCCCGACGCGCAGCTGCCGTCGCGTCCGCAGGCCGGCTGCACGCCGTCTCAAGAGCTCCTGCTACAGGAAATGACCTCTGCCTTTGTCAGGGAAGCGCagcaagaggaagaggaagaggaagaggaggagcagcGGGACGAAGAGGCCTTTGGTTGA
- the arap3 gene encoding arf-GAP with Rho-GAP domain, ANK repeat and PH domain-containing protein 3 isoform X1, which produces MALAMVVMGTLEANTAVETLLAAIHLERYHASFQRAGLLLAADVLHLDQDALVSLGITATGHRKRILRLLSHVQRRLAQTANQRAAAERRHSVTDLPSSSSPPTSCGLEVLRNSSAPDLAVMLKPVPKPRTVFNRRRTAPVHFHPPAPDMVPSLHRRLSQECVCFPLLDGISSTQMPGRGDEAVPVNSSDVSLPPIPPRVARHVPLPSSAVQAHFDQPSPWSSGCHDDGRMSGSLQWSGRMEMISNDIYWGTAASAPPTPPRQAADRNQRNSGGASSNNSSGSARDDPLDLDEVISPYCESLFQRGGVSTLTTEIDARRDGDTKRREGESAEDHGSLRPPDGDEDQTISPYASYTSLNDRATPIISGWLDKLSPQGLESSAHTLGVRVIILLLSCVSSSSSSSSSFLTGCVFPLPTNLLCFLDDAEFALDSRNYVFQKRFVKFDGKNLMYFGNEKDAYPKGVVPLAAIQMARPSKDNKFEIVTSQRIFVFKADNEALRRRWVSTLQDHVGDQQVFGRRWLGPGPHCQKHGFLELKGTKSKVYVAINTEQIWLHKSQQCFRTGIGITVIEARGATIRDGKHKSFELITPYRTFSFTADSDPEKRDWMEALQEAIAETLSDYEVAEKIWSNRSNRTCADCRAVNPDWASINLCVVICKNCAGQHRGLGTMVSKVQSLKLDTSVWSNQIVQLFIMLGNDRANEFWAARLSQSDELDCDASPSQRREFIGQKYREGRFRLDHPAFSSQEQLLKVLCSAVSEHTLLKTVTHIFAEAKSNHLTATAHGQQQASRELLDRYPASDAGVYDEIMKTVLHSGFLFRANCASRGTLSRRSREADFQKFWCSVDQSLLFYQSERSAETCMEISLKDVLCLGVSRPETSNNNGFVDRFRYTFELYLSTDKIYQFGVESAEVLHTWTSAIGKAATPLSCHCLLTRRFERVGRLRYRAMLDPQQWKEAYFVLQKSNLFICPQNDGAAEDIVNLKRLQELSVASESQNQEKKEILVLVEKGRTFHLQGVGRTDFRLWYSDIQRAGGGKGNALREQQLSRNDIPIIVDSCIAFITQYGLGHEGIYRKNGAKSRIKLLMEHFRTDARNVKLRIGDHFIEDVTDVLKRFFREIDDPVFMADLHPLWQEAARIQVKGSRLDRYKEIIRTLPRVNRLTLAALVSHLYRVQKCADLNQMCTKNLSLLFAPSLFQTDGKGQHEVKIVEDLIDNYLDVFDIDEEHQNQMELEISLITSWKDTQLSQAGDLIIEVYLEVKTPDSCVTLKVSPSMGAEELTNQVLYMRNVPPGNKDVWMTFEVIEDGQLERPLHPKEKVLEQALQWCKMADPSSAYLVVKRVPKRDGIDILTSYKSDRMKVGVLRCREEPPKLLQGNKFQERSFQIKNNKLLLLKDKKSFKAEKEWSLKTMKVYVGVRRKLKAPTRWGFTVMSHKHQLFLCCSSEADLWDWVSSFLKAQNDEPGPPVLRRHSSSDIAKQKFGTMPLVPIRGDDSNHGMLSANQTLRKLHDRRTLSMYFPMKAHQDSAEERAGSPEPLYEEVGDFGLQVLKSLQSSFLAGGGEDDDTREPRVAPEVRPLPASLGVPDAQLPSRPQAGCTPSQELLLQEMTSAFVREAQQEEEEEEEEEQRDEEAFG; this is translated from the exons ATGGCGCTAGCAATGGTCGTCATGGGGACGCTGGAAGCTAACACGGCGGTGGAAACGCTTCTGGCCGCCATCCACCTGGAGAG GTACCACGCTTCCTTCCAGAGGGCTGGCCTCCTATTGGCCGCCGACGTGCTCCACTTGGATCAAGACGCACTGGTCAGCCTGGGAATCACGGCCACCGGACATCGCAAACGGATCCTGAGACTTCTGTCGCACGTCCAGAGGCGGCTAGCTCAGACGGCCAATCAGAGAGCGGCGGCTGAACGTCGCCATTCGGTAACGGACCTGCCGTCATCTTCGTCGCCGCCAACTTCCTGCGGCTTGGAAGTGTTGAGGAACAGTTCGGCTCCAGACCTGGCCGTCATGCTGAAGCCGGTTCCCAAACCCAGAACCGTTTTCAACCGGCGCCGCACCGCGCCGGTTCACTTCCACCCCCCCGCGCCTGACATGGTTCCGTCACTGCACAGGAGGCTTTCCCAGGAGTGCGTTTGCTTCCCGCTTTTAGACGGCATCAGCTCGACGCAGATGCCCGGCCGGGGGGACGAGGCGGTGCCCGTCAACAGCTCGGACGTTTCCTTGCCGCCCATCCCCCCGAGGGTCGCCCGTCATGTTCCGTTGCCTTCTTCTGCCGTACAAGCGCACTTTGACCAACCGTCACCTTGGTCTTCTGGTTGCCACGACGATGGCAGGATGTCCGGGTCCCTGCAGTGGTCCGGCAGGATGGAGATGATCTCCAATGACATCTATTGGGGCACTGCGGCGTCCGCCCCTCCAACGCCTCCTCGACAAGCAGCCGACAGGAACCAGAGAAACAG TGGCGGCGCTTCGAGCAACAACTCGTCAGGATCAGCTAGAG ATGACCCCCTCGACCTTGACGAGGTCATCAGTCCCTACTGTGAAAGCCTTTTCCAAAGAGGCGGAGTCAGCACGCTCACCACAGAG ATTGACGCCAGACGAGACGGGGACACGAAGAGGCGGGAAGGGGAATCCGCTGAGGATCATGG CTCCCTGCGGCCTCCGGATGGCGACGAGGACCAGACCATCTCGCCGTACGCCAGCTACACCTCCCTTAACGACAGGGCCACGCCCATCATCAGCGGATGGCTGGACAAACTCTCGCCACAGGG ACTCGAAAGTTCAGCACACACTCTTGGTGTGCGCGTCATCATTTTGCTGCTGTCCTGTgtgtcctcgtcctcgtcttcGTCCTCTTCCTTCTTGACTGGGTGTGTGTTTCCTCTTCCTACAAATTTGTTGTGCTTTCTTGATGATGCCGAATTTGCACTTGATTCTAGGAACTACGTTTTCCAGAAGCGCTTTGTCAAGTTTGACGGAAAAAATCTCATGTATTTTGGAAACGAAAAG GACGCGTACCCTAAAGGAGTTGTCCCATTGGCTGCCATCCAGATGGCCCGCCCCTCCAAAGACAACAAATTTGAAATAGTGACCAGTCAGCGGATCTTTGTTTTTAAGGCTGATAAtgaag CGCTGAGGCGGCGTTGGGTGTCCACGCTGCAGGACCACGTGGGAGACCAGCAGGTGTTTGGGCGGCGCTGGTTAGGTCCCGGGCCTCACTGTCAGAAACACGGCTTCCTGGAGCTGAAAGGAACCAAGTCCAAAGTTTACGTGGCCATCAACACGGAGCAGATTTGGCTCCACAAAAGCCAGCAG TGTTTTCGAACCGGGATCGGCATCACGGTGATCGAGGCCCGCGGTGCCACCATCCGAGATGGCAAACACAAGAGTTTTGAGCTCATCACTCCCTACAGAACCTTCAG CTTCACGGCCGACTCTGACCCGGAGAAGCGGGACTGGATGGAGGCGCTGCAGGAGGCCATCGCCGAGACCCTGTCGGATTACGAGGTGGCCGAGAAGATCTGGTCCAACCGCTCCAACCGCACATGTGCCGACTGCCGGGCCGTCAACCCCGACTGGGCTTCCATCAACTTGTGTGTGGTCATCTGCAAGAACTGCGCCG GTCAGCACAGAGGTCTGGGCACTATGGTTTCCAAAGTCCAGAGTCTAAAACTGGACACCAGCGTGTGGAGCAATCAGATCGTGCAG CTCTTCATCATGCTGGGCAACGACCGTGCTAACGAGTTCTGGGCGGCCCGCTTGTCCCAGTCGGACGAGCTGGATTGTGACGCGTCGCCGAGTCAGCGGCGGGAGTTCATCGGTCAGAAATACCGAGAAGGCCGCTTCCGACTGGACCATCCCGCTTTCAGCAGCCAGGAGCAACTACTCAAG GTCTTGTGCTCTGCCGTCTCTGAACACACACTCCTCAAAACTGTCACTCATATCTTCGCTGAGGCCAAATCCAATCACCTGACCGCCACCGCTCACGGGCAACAACAAGCAAGCAGAGAGCTTCTGGACCGCTACCCAGCCTCGG ATGCCGGCGTCTACGATGAGATCATGAAGACGGTCCTTCATTCGGGCTTCCTCTTCAGGGCTAATTGCGCCAGCAGGGGGACACTGTCCCGCCGATCTCGAGAAG CAGACTTCCAGAAGTTCTGGTGCTCAGTGGATCAGTCGCTTCTCTTCTACCAGTCGGAGCGATCGGCAGAGACGTGCATGGAGATAAGCCTGAAGGACGTGCTGTGTTTGGGAGTCAGCCGACCCGAAACGTCCAACAACAACGGCTTTGTGGACAG GTTCCGCTACACCTTTGAGTTGTACTTGAGCACGGACAAAATCTATCAGTTCGGTGTGGAATCAGCTGAGGTTTTGCACACCTGGACCAGTGCCATCGGGAAG GCCGCGACGCCGCTCAGCTGTCACTGCCTGCTGACCCGGAGGTTTGAGCGCGTTGGCCGCCTGCGGTACAGAGCCATGTTGGACCCCCAGCAGTGGAAGGAGGCCTACTTTGTCCTGCAGAAGTCCAACCTCTTCATCTGTCCGCAAAACGACGGCGCCGCAGAAGACATCGTCAACCTGAAGCGTCTGCAGGAGCTGA GTGTCGCTTCGGAAAGCCAGAACCAGGAGAAGAAAGAAATTCTGGTTTTGGTGGAGAAGGGGAG GACGTTCCACCTGCAGGGCGTGGGCCGCACCGACTTCCGCTTGTGGTACTCGGACATCCAGCGGGCCGGCGGCGGGAAGGGAAACGCCCTGCGGGAGCAGCAGCTGAGCCGGAACGACATCCCCATAATTGTGGACAGCTGCATCGCCTTCATCACGCAGTACG GTCTGGGCCACGAGGGGATCTATCGCAAGAACGGAGCCAAGTCTCGAATCAAACTGCTCATGGAGCACTTCCGGACGGACGCTCGCAACGTCAAACTGCGCATCGGAGACCACTTCATCGAGGATGTGACGGACGTCCTCAAGCGCTTCTTCAGGGAGATCGATGACCCCGTCTTCATGGCCGACCTGCACCCGCTGTGGCAGGAGGCCGCTA GAATCCAAGTGAAAGGTTCCAGGTTAGACCGCTACAAGGAGATCATTCGAACGCTTCCACGAGTCAACAGGTTGACTCTGGCTGCGCTGGTCAGCCACCTCTATCG AGTCCAGAAATGTGCCGACCTCAACCAGATGTGCACCAAGAACCTTTCGCTGCTCTTCGCACCCAGCCTCTTCCAAACGGACGGCAAAGGACAACATGAAGTGAAGATCGTGGAAGATCTCATCGACAACTACTTGGATGTTTTTGAT ATCGACGAGGAGCATCAGAATCAAATGGAGTTGGAGATTAGTCTCATCACGTCTTGGAAGGACACTCAA TTGTCTCAGGCGGGAGATCTGATCATCGAGGTCTACCTGGAGGTGAAGACGCCGGACAGCTGCGTCACCCTTAAA GTGTCGCCCAGTATGGGTGCTGAGGAGCTGACCAATCAGGTTCTCTATATGAGGAACGTCCCTCCTGGTAACAAAGATGTGTGGATGACATTTGAAGTCATCGAGGACGGACAGCTAG AGCGGCCATTGCATCCCAAAGAGAAAGTTCTGGAGCAGGCGCTGCAATGGTGCAAGATGGCCGACCCCAGCTCCGCCTACCTTGTGGTGAAGAGGGTCCCTAAACGTGACGGCATCGACATCCTTACTT CCTACAAGAGTGACCGGATGAAGGTCGGCGTCCTGAGGTGTCGCGAGGAGCCCCCCAAACTGCTTCAGGGAAACAAGTTCCAAGAGAGAAGCTTCCAGATCAAGAACAACAAACTACTGTTGCTCAAAGACAAGAAG AGTTTCAAAGCGGAGAAGGAGTGGTCGCTGAAGACCATGAAGGTCTACGTGGGGGTCCGCAGAAAACTCAAAGCGCCAACAAG GTGGGGCTTCACCGTGATGTCACACAAACATCAGCT GTTCCTGTGTTGCTCCAGCGAGGCCGACTTGTGGGACTGGGTGAGCAGTTTCCTCAAAGCTCAG AACGACGAGCCTGgtccgcccgtcctccgccgtCACTCGTCGTCCGATATCGCCAAGCAGAAGTTTGGCACGATGCCGCTGGTGCCCATCCGAGGAGACGACAGCAACCACGGCATGCTATCGGCCAATCAGACTCTA AGGAAGCTTCACGACCGCAGGACGCTCTCCATGTACTTT CCTATGAAGGCCCATCAGGACAGCGCGGAGGAGCGTGCCGGGTCGCCCGAGCCGCTCTACGAGGAGGTGGGCGACTTTGGCCTGCAGGTGCTGAAATCCCTGCAGAGCAGCTTCCTGGCCGGCGGCGGCGAAGACGATGACACGCGGGAGCCCCGAGTGGCGCCGGAGGTCCGGCCGCTTCCAGCCTCTCTCGGCGTCCCCGACGCGCAGCTGCCGTCGCGTCCGCAGGCCGGCTGCACGCCGTCTCAAGAGCTCCTGCTACAGGAAATGACCTCTGCCTTTGTCAGGGAAGCGCagcaagaggaagaggaagaggaagaggaggagcagcGGGACGAAGAGGCCTTTGGTTGA